In Halorubrum sp. PV6, a single window of DNA contains:
- the lpdA gene encoding dihydrolipoyl dehydrogenase: MVVGDIATGTEVLVIGAGPGGYVAAIRAAQKGLDTTLVEKDAYGGACLNRGCIPSKALITGSGLAHEAGNAEHMGIHADPAVDMGKMAEWKDGIVDRLTGGVEKLCKANGVNLIDGTASFVDDHTVRVAHGGEGQGSESIEFEHAIVATGSRPIQIPGFDFAADHVWSSADALDADSVPDRLGIVGGGYIGMELATTYAKLGADVTVVEMLDDILDPYEDDVTRLVRTRAEELGVEFNFGEGASEWSEGADGGYRLHTETEEGEESTYGVDKILVAVGRQPVTDGLDLAEAGVETDDRGFIETDDRTRTAVDHIHAVGDVAGDPMLAHAASKEGIVAAEVIAGEPAALDQQAIPAAVFTDPEIGTVGMTEEAADDAGFNPVVGEMPFNSSGRAMTTGHTEGFARIVADDETGFVLGAQIVGPEASELIAEVALAIEMGATLEDVSGTVHTHPTLAEAVMEAAENARGQAIHTLNR, encoded by the coding sequence ATGGTCGTCGGAGACATCGCAACCGGAACGGAGGTACTGGTGATCGGCGCGGGGCCGGGCGGCTACGTCGCCGCCATCCGCGCCGCACAGAAGGGACTCGACACGACGCTCGTCGAGAAGGACGCCTACGGGGGCGCCTGTTTAAACCGCGGGTGTATCCCCTCGAAGGCGCTTATCACGGGCTCTGGGCTCGCACACGAGGCCGGCAACGCCGAGCACATGGGCATCCACGCCGACCCCGCGGTCGACATGGGGAAGATGGCCGAGTGGAAAGACGGGATCGTCGACCGGCTCACCGGGGGGGTCGAAAAGCTCTGTAAGGCCAACGGCGTCAACCTGATCGACGGGACCGCCTCGTTCGTCGACGACCACACCGTCCGCGTCGCCCACGGCGGCGAGGGACAGGGCTCCGAGTCCATCGAGTTCGAACACGCGATCGTCGCCACCGGCTCCCGGCCGATCCAGATCCCCGGCTTCGACTTCGCCGCGGACCACGTCTGGAGTTCGGCGGACGCGCTCGACGCCGACTCGGTCCCGGATCGGCTCGGGATCGTCGGCGGCGGCTACATCGGGATGGAGCTGGCGACGACGTACGCCAAACTCGGCGCCGACGTGACCGTCGTCGAGATGCTCGACGACATCCTCGACCCCTACGAGGACGACGTGACGCGGCTCGTCCGCACGCGCGCCGAGGAGCTGGGCGTCGAGTTCAACTTCGGCGAGGGAGCGAGCGAGTGGTCGGAGGGCGCCGACGGCGGCTACCGCCTGCACACGGAGACCGAAGAGGGAGAGGAGTCGACGTACGGCGTCGACAAGATCCTCGTCGCGGTCGGTCGTCAGCCGGTCACGGACGGGCTCGACTTGGCCGAGGCCGGGGTCGAGACGGACGACCGCGGCTTCATCGAGACGGACGACCGCACCCGGACCGCGGTCGACCACATCCACGCCGTCGGCGACGTGGCGGGCGATCCGATGTTAGCGCACGCGGCCTCGAAAGAGGGCATCGTCGCCGCCGAGGTCATCGCGGGCGAACCCGCCGCGCTCGACCAGCAGGCGATCCCTGCCGCCGTCTTCACCGACCCGGAGATCGGGACGGTGGGAATGACCGAGGAAGCGGCCGACGACGCCGGCTTCAACCCGGTCGTCGGCGAGATGCCGTTCAACTCTTCCGGCCGCGCCATGACCACCGGCCACACCGAGGGGTTCGCGCGGATCGTCGCCGACGACGAGACGGGCTTCGTTCTCGGCGCGCAGATCGTCGGGCCGGAGGCCTCGGAACTGATCGCCGAGGTCGCGCTCGCCATCGAGATGGGCGCGACGCTGGAGGACGTGTCGGGGACGGTCCACACGCACCCGACGCTCGCGGAAGCGGTGATGGAGGCCGCAGAAAACGCCCGCGGGCAGGCGATCCACACGCTGAACCGCTAA
- a CDS encoding AsnC family transcriptional regulator: MRDLDETDVEILSLLAENARRPYSEIGERVGLSGPAVSDRVTRLEETGVIEGFTVDVDRTKLRAGVPVLIDVALPLGGESDGGQDPLDAARTRVGEADAVEHVFVTAEGDLRVYARVEGRTAREWVAGLFEGIDIEEYTVTLVDSFEWTPSIEGVEFALTCAECSNSVDSEGETARIDDEVYHFCCSSCLSRFQERYQRLEEGA; this comes from the coding sequence ATGCGCGACCTCGACGAGACCGACGTGGAGATCCTGTCGCTGCTGGCCGAGAACGCCCGGCGTCCGTACAGCGAGATCGGCGAGCGAGTGGGGCTCTCCGGCCCGGCGGTCTCCGACCGCGTCACGCGGCTGGAGGAGACGGGCGTGATCGAGGGGTTCACAGTCGATGTCGACCGGACGAAACTCAGAGCCGGCGTCCCCGTGTTGATCGACGTGGCACTCCCGCTCGGCGGCGAGTCAGATGGAGGGCAGGATCCGCTCGACGCGGCGCGGACTCGCGTCGGCGAGGCCGACGCGGTCGAACACGTCTTCGTCACGGCCGAGGGGGACCTCCGCGTGTACGCCCGCGTCGAGGGTCGAACGGCGCGGGAGTGGGTGGCCGGGCTGTTCGAGGGGATTGACATCGAAGAGTACACCGTCACGCTCGTGGACTCCTTCGAGTGGACGCCCTCGATCGAGGGCGTCGAGTTCGCGTTGACCTGTGCGGAGTGTTCCAACAGCGTCGACAGCGAGGGCGAAACGGCGCGGATCGACGACGAGGTGTACCACTTCTGCTGTTCCTCCTGTCTCTCGCGGTTCCAAGAGCGATACCAGCGACTGGAGGAGGGGGCGTGA
- a CDS encoding PPC domain-containing DNA-binding protein translates to MHHREVEPTAEYVARFETGADWRGEIEDLARAEDVDAGWFTALGAVQDAEVWFYDQEDTEYRSVTFDEPLEVAACVGNVSLLDGDVFAHTHVVLSRPSGQALAGHLDSATVWAGECHLRAFAEPLERSHDEATDLDLWL, encoded by the coding sequence ATGCACCATCGGGAAGTCGAGCCGACGGCCGAGTACGTCGCGCGGTTCGAGACGGGGGCCGACTGGCGCGGCGAGATAGAGGACCTCGCTCGCGCGGAGGACGTAGATGCGGGCTGGTTCACGGCGCTCGGCGCCGTACAGGACGCAGAGGTGTGGTTCTACGACCAGGAGGACACCGAGTACCGCTCCGTGACGTTCGACGAGCCGCTGGAGGTCGCGGCCTGCGTGGGGAACGTCTCGCTGCTCGACGGCGACGTCTTCGCGCACACGCACGTCGTGTTGTCGCGGCCGAGCGGACAGGCGCTCGCGGGCCACCTCGACTCGGCGACCGTCTGGGCCGGCGAGTGTCACCTCCGGGCGTTCGCCGAGCCGCTCGAACGCTCTCACGACGAGGCCACCGACCTCGACTTATGGCTCTGA
- a CDS encoding heavy-metal-associated domain-containing protein encodes MSQTITVEGMSCEHCEQSVTEALEGVAGVESATADRESESATVEGDADPAALVSAVTEAGYDASA; translated from the coding sequence ATGAGCCAGACGATCACCGTCGAAGGAATGTCGTGTGAACACTGCGAGCAGAGCGTCACGGAGGCGCTCGAAGGCGTCGCGGGCGTCGAGAGCGCGACGGCGGACCGCGAAAGCGAATCGGCGACCGTCGAGGGCGACGCCGACCCGGCCGCGCTCGTGAGCGCGGTGACCGAGGCGGGCTACGACGCGTCGGCTTAA
- a CDS encoding heavy metal translocating P-type ATPase yields MPTRTAHLNVTGMSCANCSASIEDALDDLDGVASANANYATDEGSVEYDPEAVSLGEIFDAIESAGYGAVSETVSVAITDMSCANCAEANADALEATPGVISADVNYATDEAQVRYNPADASLADLYDAVEAAGYSPVREGGGSDAGEDGASADAGDAGQDARDAAREEEIRKQLRLTLFGAILAAPLLAFMTDHLLFGGELFPDSVFGVRIGWVQFLLATPVQVVLGRPFYRNSYKALVTNGRANMDVLIALGSTTAYVYSVASLSGAIAGSLYFDTAAFILVFITLGNYLEARSKGQAGDALRELLAMEADTATLVEADGTEREVPVDEVEVGDRMKVRPGEQVPTDGVVVDGQSAVDESMVTGESVPVEKESGDEVVGSTVNENGVLVVEATKVGADTALKQIVRTVKEAQSRQPEIQNLADRISAYFVPAVIANALLWGLVWFLFPEALAGFVGRLPLWGLVAGGPAGAGGAISVSEFAIVVFASAVLIACPCALGLATPAATMVGTTIGARHGVLFKGGDVLERAKDVDTVVFDKTGTLTEGAMELTDVVAFDRDGDPIPDGGATQPPAVDDDSAREADRDARDELLRLAASAERGSEHPLARAIVEGAEARGLDLASPTAFENVPGHGVRATVASGDGGDIEVLVGNRKLLRDNGIDPSPAADVMERLEREGKTAMLVARVPAGTDDGRLAGVVADADTVKPSAADAVAALRDRAIDVMLITGDNERTARAVAEQVGIDPENVRAGVLPEDKSDAVEAIQADGRNAMMVGDGVNDAPALAVAHVGTAIGSGTDVAIEAADVTLMRDDPLDVAKAIRISDATLQKIKQNLVWALGYNTLMIPLASLGLLQPALAAGAMALSSVSVLTNSLLFRRYEPDHDYRLLGRLR; encoded by the coding sequence ATGCCAACGAGAACAGCCCACCTGAACGTCACGGGGATGTCCTGTGCCAACTGCTCGGCGTCGATCGAGGACGCCCTCGACGACCTCGACGGGGTGGCGTCGGCGAACGCCAACTACGCCACCGACGAGGGGTCCGTGGAGTACGACCCCGAGGCCGTCTCGCTCGGCGAGATATTCGACGCCATCGAGTCGGCCGGCTACGGCGCGGTCAGCGAGACCGTCTCCGTCGCCATCACGGACATGTCGTGTGCGAACTGCGCCGAGGCCAACGCCGACGCCCTCGAAGCGACGCCGGGCGTCATCTCCGCCGACGTGAACTACGCGACCGACGAGGCGCAGGTCCGATACAACCCCGCCGACGCCTCGCTCGCCGACCTCTACGACGCCGTCGAGGCCGCCGGCTACTCGCCGGTCCGCGAGGGCGGCGGGAGCGACGCGGGCGAAGACGGAGCGAGCGCCGACGCGGGCGACGCGGGACAGGACGCCCGCGACGCCGCCCGCGAGGAGGAGATCCGCAAACAGCTCCGACTGACCCTGTTCGGGGCGATCCTCGCGGCCCCCCTGTTGGCGTTTATGACCGACCACCTGCTCTTCGGCGGCGAACTCTTCCCGGACAGCGTCTTCGGCGTCCGGATCGGCTGGGTGCAGTTCCTGCTCGCGACGCCCGTCCAGGTCGTCTTGGGCCGCCCGTTCTACAGGAACTCCTACAAGGCGCTCGTGACGAACGGCCGCGCCAACATGGACGTGCTGATCGCGCTCGGCTCCACGACCGCGTACGTGTACTCGGTCGCGTCGCTGTCGGGGGCGATCGCCGGGAGCCTCTACTTCGACACGGCCGCGTTCATCCTCGTGTTCATCACGCTCGGCAACTACCTTGAGGCCCGCTCGAAGGGGCAGGCCGGCGACGCGCTCAGAGAGCTGCTCGCGATGGAGGCCGACACCGCCACGCTCGTCGAGGCGGACGGCACGGAGCGAGAGGTCCCCGTAGACGAGGTCGAAGTCGGCGACCGGATGAAGGTCCGGCCGGGCGAACAGGTCCCGACCGACGGGGTCGTCGTCGACGGACAGAGCGCGGTCGACGAGTCGATGGTGACCGGCGAGTCGGTGCCCGTCGAGAAGGAATCCGGCGACGAGGTCGTCGGGTCCACGGTGAACGAGAACGGGGTGCTCGTCGTCGAGGCGACGAAGGTCGGCGCCGACACCGCGCTCAAACAGATCGTGCGCACGGTGAAGGAGGCCCAGTCGCGCCAGCCCGAAATCCAGAACCTCGCCGACCGGATCTCGGCGTACTTCGTCCCCGCGGTCATCGCCAACGCGCTGTTGTGGGGGCTCGTCTGGTTCCTCTTCCCGGAGGCGCTCGCCGGGTTCGTCGGCCGGCTCCCGCTGTGGGGGCTCGTCGCCGGCGGTCCGGCGGGTGCCGGCGGCGCCATCTCGGTCTCGGAGTTCGCTATCGTCGTGTTCGCCTCCGCGGTGCTCATCGCCTGTCCCTGCGCGCTCGGGCTCGCGACGCCCGCCGCGACGATGGTCGGCACGACGATCGGCGCCAGACACGGCGTCCTGTTTAAAGGCGGTGACGTGCTCGAACGCGCCAAAGACGTCGACACCGTCGTCTTCGACAAGACCGGGACCCTCACCGAGGGGGCGATGGAACTGACCGACGTCGTCGCCTTCGACCGCGACGGCGACCCGATCCCGGACGGCGGCGCGACGCAGCCACCCGCGGTCGACGACGACTCCGCCCGCGAGGCCGACCGCGACGCGAGAGACGAACTGCTCCGCCTCGCGGCGTCCGCCGAGCGCGGGAGCGAACACCCGCTGGCCCGCGCCATCGTCGAGGGTGCCGAGGCGCGCGGGCTCGACCTCGCGTCGCCGACCGCGTTCGAGAACGTCCCCGGCCACGGGGTCCGCGCGACGGTCGCGTCCGGCGACGGCGGCGATATCGAGGTGCTCGTCGGCAACCGGAAACTGCTGCGCGACAACGGGATCGACCCCTCGCCGGCCGCAGACGTGATGGAACGCCTCGAACGCGAGGGGAAGACGGCGATGCTCGTCGCCCGCGTGCCCGCTGGCACGGACGACGGTCGCCTGGCGGGAGTCGTCGCCGACGCGGACACGGTGAAGCCGAGTGCGGCCGACGCCGTCGCCGCGCTCCGCGACCGCGCTATCGACGTGATGCTGATCACGGGCGACAACGAGCGCACGGCCCGCGCGGTCGCCGAGCAGGTGGGGATCGACCCCGAAAACGTCCGCGCCGGCGTCCTCCCCGAGGACAAGTCCGACGCGGTCGAAGCGATCCAGGCGGACGGCCGCAACGCGATGATGGTCGGCGACGGCGTCAACGACGCGCCCGCCCTCGCGGTCGCACACGTCGGGACCGCTATCGGGAGCGGCACCGACGTCGCCATCGAGGCCGCGGACGTGACGCTGATGCGCGACGACCCGCTCGACGTGGCGAAGGCGATCCGCATCTCCGACGCGACGCTCCAGAAGATCAAACAGAACCTCGTGTGGGCGCTCGGCTACAACACGCTGATGATCCCGCTCGCGTCGCTCGGCCTGCTCCAGCCCGCGCTGGCCGCCGGCGCGATGGCCTTATCGAGCGTGAGCGTGCTGACGAACAGCCTCCTCTTCCGCCGATACGAGCCCGATCACGACTACCGGCTGCTCGGCCGACTGCGCTGA
- a CDS encoding NifU family protein has translation MSTDTADGENELRERITNFLRRNFPQIQMHGGSAAISHLDRENGEVTVQLGGACSGCGISPMTIQAIKSRMVKEIPEIETVHADTGAGAGADGDLGGTSSGGMSPSFPGETTDDGGDDEGPQAPF, from the coding sequence ATGAGCACGGACACTGCCGACGGCGAAAACGAACTCCGCGAGCGGATCACGAACTTCCTGCGGCGCAACTTCCCGCAGATCCAGATGCACGGCGGGAGCGCCGCCATCAGCCACCTCGACCGTGAGAACGGCGAGGTGACGGTCCAGCTCGGCGGCGCCTGTTCCGGCTGCGGTATCTCGCCGATGACGATCCAGGCGATCAAATCGCGGATGGTCAAGGAGATCCCCGAAATCGAGACCGTCCACGCCGACACCGGCGCCGGCGCGGGTGCGGACGGCGACCTCGGCGGCACCAGCAGCGGCGGCATGTCTCCCTCCTTCCCCGGCGAGACGACCGACGACGGCGGCGACGACGAAGGCCCTCAGGCCCCGTTCTGA
- a CDS encoding DUF5783 family protein gives MADEFDPEKFEDKYVHYFNELQRAYKNAFNQMNDRHDSELIHGIDQTVLNESEPFYEDGEFRVELPENPRERIRGAVPVDDETFEETLEEYVDRIETELYRTLRVDPPE, from the coding sequence ATGGCCGACGAGTTCGACCCCGAGAAGTTCGAGGACAAGTACGTACACTACTTCAACGAACTCCAGCGGGCGTACAAGAACGCCTTCAACCAGATGAACGACCGCCACGACTCGGAGCTGATCCACGGCATCGACCAGACGGTGCTCAACGAGTCCGAACCGTTCTACGAGGACGGCGAGTTTCGCGTCGAACTCCCCGAGAACCCGCGCGAGCGAATCCGCGGCGCGGTCCCCGTCGACGACGAGACGTTCGAGGAGACGCTGGAGGAGTACGTCGACCGGATCGAGACGGAACTGTACCGGACGCTGCGCGTCGACCCGCCCGAGTGA